A single genomic interval of Zunongwangia sp. HGR-M22 harbors:
- a CDS encoding ArsR/SmtB family transcription factor, with protein sequence MGVTKSEIFSDSQNQIANMAKVLGHPARIAILQQIIKSKSCICGDLVSEIGLAQPTISQHLRELKNIGIIKGDIEGTRVCYCIDEEKWNEIRDLLSAFFQQEICGKECC encoded by the coding sequence ATGGGCGTTACAAAATCCGAAATTTTTAGTGATAGTCAAAATCAAATAGCCAATATGGCTAAAGTTTTGGGACATCCTGCAAGAATTGCCATTCTTCAGCAAATTATTAAATCTAAAAGCTGCATTTGTGGTGATCTAGTTTCAGAAATTGGTCTTGCGCAACCAACAATATCGCAACATCTTAGAGAATTAAAGAATATCGGAATTATAAAAGGGGATATTGAAGGAACACGCGTTTGTTATTGCATAGATGAAGAAAAATGGAACGAGATTCGTGATTTATTGAGTGCATTTTTTCAGCAAGAAATCTGCGGAAAGGAGTGTTGCTAA
- a CDS encoding SDR family oxidoreductase produces MSALKGKVAFITGGSKGIGYGVAEALLNEGFKVAITSRTLESAQDAAKELESKGEIIGLEADVRSYESQQKAVKAAVDKFGKLDLLVANAGVGKFNSIEDMTPEEWNATIETNLTGVFYSVKSSLEELVKTEGYVISISSLAGTNYFSGGAAYNASKFGLTGFSQAIMLDLRQKGVKVSTIMPGSVATHFNGHTPSDEDAWKIQKEDIGELVVDLMKMNPRTLPSKIEVRPSKPPKK; encoded by the coding sequence ATGAGTGCTTTAAAAGGAAAAGTCGCATTTATAACCGGTGGAAGTAAAGGTATAGGTTACGGAGTAGCCGAAGCTTTATTAAATGAGGGTTTTAAAGTAGCTATAACCAGTAGAACATTAGAGTCTGCACAGGATGCTGCGAAAGAATTAGAAAGTAAAGGAGAAATTATTGGTCTGGAAGCAGATGTAAGAAGTTACGAAAGTCAGCAGAAAGCAGTAAAAGCTGCGGTAGATAAATTTGGAAAGTTAGATTTATTAGTGGCTAATGCAGGCGTTGGCAAATTCAATTCTATTGAAGATATGACTCCGGAAGAGTGGAATGCAACCATAGAAACTAATCTTACCGGTGTATTTTACAGCGTAAAATCGAGCTTAGAAGAATTAGTAAAAACTGAAGGTTACGTAATTAGTATTTCTAGTCTTGCAGGTACAAATTATTTTTCGGGTGGCGCGGCTTATAACGCCAGTAAATTTGGACTAACCGGATTTTCACAGGCGATAATGCTAGATCTTCGGCAAAAAGGCGTGAAAGTAAGTACGATAATGCCAGGATCTGTTGCTACTCATTTTAATGGGCATACGCCAAGCGACGAAGATGCGTGGAAAATACAGAAAGAAGATATTGGTGAATTAGTGGTAGATTTAATGAAAATGAATCCGAGAACTTTACCTAGTAAAATCGAAGTTCGACCATCTAAACCACCAAAAAAGTAA
- a CDS encoding YqaA family protein, with translation MKKDAKSRKKSRLRLMHQYYKYTGFYSFVWKSLKKAILPIALFIGALFALDYFVIDIEDTLVMVTESYSPLVVLSIFFASESILGLIPPELFIAWAGKSASPILFLSFLAVASYGGGIVSYYIGRGITKIPSVREAMEVKLAQHIKNTRKWGGFLIIVGALLPIPFAITSIAAGIIRFPFGSYLMFGLLRFVRFYLYALVIFEMV, from the coding sequence ATGAAGAAAGATGCGAAGTCTAGAAAAAAATCGAGACTGCGCTTAATGCACCAATATTATAAATATACGGGGTTCTATAGTTTTGTTTGGAAAAGTCTAAAAAAAGCTATTTTACCGATTGCTTTATTTATAGGTGCTTTATTTGCTTTAGATTATTTTGTAATTGATATAGAGGATACTTTGGTAATGGTGACAGAAAGCTATTCTCCATTAGTAGTCCTTAGCATCTTTTTTGCCAGCGAATCTATTTTGGGGCTTATCCCTCCTGAATTATTTATTGCATGGGCGGGTAAATCTGCTAGCCCAATTTTATTTCTTTCTTTTTTAGCCGTAGCTTCTTATGGAGGCGGAATTGTTTCCTATTATATAGGGCGCGGTATCACTAAAATTCCAAGCGTCCGTGAAGCGATGGAAGTTAAACTTGCACAACACATTAAAAATACCCGAAAATGGGGTGGTTTTTTAATTATTGTAGGTGCTTTGCTACCTATCCCTTTTGCAATAACAAGTATTGCTGCCGGAATTATTAGATTCCCTTTTGGCAGTTATCTTATGTTTGGTCTTTTACGCTTTGTTCGTTTCTACCTTTACGCACTCGTAATTTTTGAAATGGTTTAA